From the Theobroma cacao cultivar B97-61/B2 chromosome 2, Criollo_cocoa_genome_V2, whole genome shotgun sequence genome, one window contains:
- the LOC108660684 gene encoding uncharacterized protein LOC108660684, with protein sequence MPNAFSNLYPYAPIQRTSYPTNIHPPTSTPVTASTTQQTTPSNNHTTSESRGWRNKQEKVQFDLIPIPYAELFTQLVANHLVTPLYIEPLKPPFPRWYDASAHCDYHYGIECHSIENYIAFKHKVQGLIKARILNFEKKPEQNVNNNPLPNHTRAGVNAIEGEMNVKRNIRKVETPMEKVFKALVKACMLEVWPKRLDMNDSRDIQGPYCLYHKGCVGHLIQDCSSFRKEVQRMMDESKIEFYMEASGPAVNMMTKDSTHPMKIKPLTIFYEPRREPVEDKTQAKMTIEVPKPFPYKDDKAVLWNYNYNVQVSNAGKWMAESQDNAANITGVGGITCSERCYTLKALENLRKEKGKEKKQNSREEKVQSQESTDGSKGSVTKKEATEVLKFIKHSEYNVVEQLNRLPTRISLLSLLLSSEPHRNSLMKILNQAYVDHDISVENLDYIIGNISMGNIISFSDEEIPSRGRGNYKALHITTKCKGCTVTKSVA encoded by the coding sequence ATGCCAAATGCCTTTTCTAACCTATACCCATATGCTCCCATCCAACGAACATCTTACCCCACAAATATCCACCCACCTACTTCCACACCCGTTACAGCTTCAACCACACAACAAACAACACCTTCAAACAACCATACTACCAGTGAATCAAGAGGATGGCGAAACAAGCAAGAGAAAGTGCAGTTTGACCTAATCCCAATCCCATATGCTGAACTCTTCACTCAATTAGTTGCAAACCATCTAGTAACACCCTTATACATAGAGCCATTAAAACCTCCATTCCCGAGATGGTATGACGCTTCCGCCCATTGTGATTATCATTATGGAATCGAATGTCACTCGATTGAGAATTATATAGCATTCAAACATAAGGTGCAAGGGTTGATCAAGGCAAGaatcttgaattttgaaaagaagccGGAACAGAATGTTAACAACAACCCATTACCAAATCATACTAGGGCAGGGGTAAATGCAATTGAAGGGGAGATGAATGTTAAAAGGAACATCCGGAAAGTGGAAACCCCCATGGAGAAAGTGTTTAAAGCCTTGGTAAAGGCCTGTATGCTCGAGGTTTGGCCGAAACGTCTTGATATGAATGACTCGAGAGATATCCAAGGACCATACTGCTTATATCACAAAGGATGTGTGGGGCATTTAATTCAAGATTGTAGTTCTTTCCGGAAGGAAGTGCAAAGGATGATGGACGAATCAAAGATTGAATTCTACATGGAAGCCTCAGGGCCAGCAGTAAACATGATGACCAAAGATTCCACTCACCCAATGAAGATAAAACCTTTGACCATTTTCTATGAACCAAGAAGAGAGCCTGTGGAAGACAAAACCCAAGCCAAGATGACCATCGAAGTCCCTAAACCTTTCCCCTACAAAGATGACAAAGCTGTCCTGTGGAACTACAATTACAATGTACAAGTTTCAAATGCGGGAAAATGGATGGCCGAATCTCAAGATAATGCTGCAAATATAACTGGTGTTGGGGGGATTACCTGCAGCGAACGTTGCTATACACTAAAGGCATTGGAGAATCTCAGGAAggagaagggaaaagaaaaaaagcaaaattcgagagaagaaaaagtgcAATCTCAAGAATCGACAGATGGCTCAAAGGGATCGGTGACGAAAAAAGAAGCTACCGAGGTCCTCAAGTTCATTAAACACAGTGAGTACAATGTGGTCGAGCAATTGAACAGGTTGCCTACTCGTATTTCACTACTATCTTTGCTCCTTAGCTCGGAACCACATAGGAActctttgatgaagattctgAACCAAGCATATGTGGATCACGACATTTCAGTTGAAAATTTAGACTACATCATTGGGAACATTTCAATGGGTAACATAATATCCTTTAGCGATGAAGAAATCCCTTCTAGAGGTAGGGGAAACTACAAAGCCTTGCATATCACTACCAAGTGTAAAGGCTGTACAGTCACAAAAAGTGTTGCTTGA
- the LOC18609201 gene encoding uncharacterized protein LOC18609201 has protein sequence MRSMVYSGGGEMAMGPERSKPLHNFKLPCLKWGNQRYLRCVKLDDASTATDSSSAAVDHHRRHRHRHVFQRRRSPPSKFDSMIVGATRLRESESSPSNDKNNDYGRERRLRISEGEAAEGIKAVREKIMKDLKTAADKIKDEIFRDEVSDDDDVDDDEDEFEEPKRKMKEKEIEESPAVAVEARPWNLRTRRAACKAPIDGGGTNNNYNSPMKNEVINSPRVRDRGSSVASATAAAAAAEKKRPRPKFSVSLSKKEIEEDFMVMAGHRPLRRPKKRPRYVQNQLDSLFPGLWLTEVTVDSYKVPELVQNGKR, from the exons ATGCGATCAATGGTGTATTCTGGTGGGGGAGAGATGGCGATGGGACCCGAGAGATCAAAGCCTCTTCACAATTTCAAGCTGCCTTGTTTGAAGTGGGGCAACCAGAGGTATCTCAGGTGTGTGAAACTTGATGATGCTTCAACCGCCACCGATTCCTCCTCCGCCGCCGTTGATCATCATCGTCGTCACCGTCATCGTCATGTGTTTCAGAGGCGCCGATCTCCGCCTTCCAAATTTGACAGTATGATCGTTGGTGCAACGCGGCTGAGGGAATCGGAGTCGTCTCCAAGCAACGACAAGAACAACGATTATGGAAGGGAACGGCGATTAAGGATATCCGAGGGAGAGGCGGCGGAGGGGATCAAGGCAGTTAGGGAGAAGATCATGAAGGATCTTAAAACGGCGGCGGATAAGATTAAAGATGAGATTTTTAGAGACGAAGTGTCCGACGATGATGATGTCGACGACgatgaggatgaatttgaagaGCCTAAACggaaaatgaaagagaaagagatagAAGAATCGCCTGCAGTAGCAGTGGAGGCTAGGCCGTGGAATCTCAGGACTAGGCGTGCCGCGTGTAAGGCTCCAATTGACGGAGGAGGAACAAACAACAATTATAATTCTCCGATGAAGAATGAGGTTATTAATTCACCGAGAGTAAGGGACAGAGGATCATCGGTGGCATCGGCGACGGCGGCGGCGGCGGCGGCTGAGAAGAAAAGGCCACGACCGAAATTCTCGGTGTCGCTATCGAAGAAAGAGATCGAGGAGGATTTCATGGTGATGGCCGGGCACCGCCCTTTGAGGAGGCCAAAGAAACGGCCACGTTACGTTCAGAATCAATTGGAT TCGTTGTTTCCTGGATTGTGGCTGACGGAGGTGACGGTGGATTCTTACAAGGTGCCGGAGTTGGTTCAAAACGGCAAG AGGTAG
- the LOC18609203 gene encoding uncharacterized protein LOC18609203 — protein MAIEVCSEISSAGISPRISFSHDLNQKDDAESIEEHHQQRLDTSLLDSGSDFDFCFGNSFVQELPSADELFSNGKILPIEIKKKPLLVAKHVHRQSQPVPSPPRQTTTDNSGKKRLKEFLSMSIDADDKPASKSFWQFKRSSSLNCESTRSKSLIRSLQFLSRSNSTGSAPNPKSTMLSKETQKQHLQKQPSLSRKSSVSSSSGAFYTYSSTQKPPLKKNCGAYGNGVRVSPVLNLPQPFISNATVSFFGFGSLFCNGKVKKKKR, from the coding sequence ATGGCAATTGAAGTTTGCTCAGAGATTTCAAGCGCAGGAATCAGCCCAAGAATTTCGTTTTCTCATGATCTCAACCAAAAAGATGATGCAGAATCCATTGAAGAACATCACCAACAGAGACTGGACACATCGCTCTTGGATTCCGGTTCGGATTTCGATTTCTGCTTTGGCAATAGTTTTGTGCAGGAATTGCCCTCCGCTGATGAGCTCTTTTCCAATGGCAAGATTCTACCAAttgaaatcaagaaaaaacCTCTACTTGTTGCAAAGCATGTTCATCGTCAATCTCAGCCTGTTCCTTCTCCTCCTCGGCAGACAACAACAGACAACTCCGGGAAGAAAAGATTGAAAGAATTTTTATCCATGAGTATCGACGCAGATGACAAGCCTGCATCCAAATCTTTCTGGCAGTTCAAGAGAAGCAGTAGCCTCAATTGCGAAAGTACTCGAAGCAAAAGCCTAATCCGATCGCTACAGTTTCTTTCGCGCAGCAATTCAACTGGCTCAGCTCCAAATCCAAAATCAACAATGCTTTCAAAAGAAACCCAGAAGCAGCATTTGCAGAAGCAACCATCTTTGTCAAGAAAATCATCAGTATCAAGTTCTTCTGGTGCATTTTATACATACAGTTCTACACAAAAGCCTCCACTAAAGAAGAATTGTGGAGCATATGGAAATGGAGTTCGAGTAAGTCCTGTTCTGAATCTTCCACAACCATTCATTTCCAATGCAACTGTGAgtttttttgggtttggttCACTCTTCTGTAACGGTAAggttaaaaagaagaaaagatga